AGGGCGCCTATGCCGAATAGGGCTGCCAGGGAGAGGCGTAATGGTTCGGGCATTTGAGCCAGCCAGGGAGTAGCTATCAGGTAAGCTGCACCAGCGAAAATGCACAGGTGAAAGATAACGCCGCGGATGTATGATATCCAGTGTATGCGGGCACTCTCCTTGCCCCAAGGGGCCAGACCCAGGGTGAAGGCCCATAGCACTCCCTGAGCTGGCGAGCCTTTGATCGGTGCCAGTTCGGCGTTGTAAGGTCGGCGTTGTGAAATCACCAGAATGGCTATTACGCCTGCTATAAAGATAACGGCGCCGATAAGCACCACCCCTGCGGCTACCGTGTCCAATGTGCTCATTTCAGCTTCTTTATGAAGAAGGTGATAACCTTGCCCTCTCGTTCCATAGCCAGGACCTCGTTGCCGGTGCTCTTAGCCCAGGCAGGTATGTCGGCAAGCACACCTGGGTCAGTAGCTGTGGCCTTCAGTACGCCGCCGACGGGCAGACTCTTTATCGCCTGACTAACCTTGACTATTGGAATGGGGCAGAGCAGTCCCTCCAAATTCAGTTTTTGGTCTGCCTTTATGTCTTGTGGCATTGTTGCCTCCTTATGCGTCATATGAATAACGTTACTTTGGAGTGGAAAGCCATCTCTAACATGGTGGCCACTCCACATGAGTCTTCGACCTCGTCAATCAGGTCCTCCCGTTTTATCTCCATGACCTGCATGCTCGTCTCACAGGGCAGGAGCTTAACTCCCAGATCAATAGCGGTCTGCCGAAGTTCTTCCAGGGGTGTTATTTTATGTGACTTCATCATCCGTTTGAACATCCACCGGCCGATGCCGCCGAAATTGAAGCGGGAAGGGCCGATGCGATTGATGCCACCCCGGTTCAGGAGGCCCATCATGCGGCCAAAGAGGCCCTGGCCTGTAAAGTTCCCCTTCTGGATGGCCTTTATACCCCAGAAGGTGAAAAACATGTTAGTTTCCTTGCCGGCTGCGGCAGCCCCAATGGCGATACTGAAGGCAGCAAAGACTTTATCCATGTCGCCACTAATTATAATCATGGTTACTGCATCATCTTTTGCCATTTCTTTCCTCCTATTTCATTATTAATTCTTGTGTGTTGAACGTGGCATGCTCCAGGTTGCGAGTACCTGCTATGCCACAGGTAGGAGCTACAGGCCCCCTTAAGCTAGGCTGGAACCGTCTTTGAACCTGTCCGCTGGCACCTCCTTTGCAGTATGAGCTGGCTGCTTTGTATTTATTCTGATAACTGTGACCTCTTGTTGTGTCCAATCCCATAAACGAGGCTCACGGCCTCGGCCGTTCTAGCCTCAGCCGCCGCTGAATGCGAACCTGGTGAAGAATCTGAACTTATCGGCGGGGCTATCGAATTTCTCGACATTGCCGCTTTCGCAGCGGGGACATTTCACATTCTCTTTATCTTTCAGATTTTCTGGCTTTGGTTTGGCGAATGTAATTCTGCAGTCGTTACATCCGTATTCTTGCGCTGGCATTTTGTATCTCCTTTTCTGCTTTAGAATTAAGCTACTAATCTCTCGGCTAACTGTTTGTTCTTTTCTATCTGGTCGAGAAGTATTTGATGTACCATGTCACAGGCATCGCCTATTTTCGGGTCGCTCAGGCTGTAGTAAACACTTGTTCCTTCACGGCGGTGTTGCACCACACCTCTGTCGCGGAGAATGGCGAGGTGCCGGGAGACAACCGCTTGAGGCAGCTCCAC
This is a stretch of genomic DNA from Chloroflexota bacterium. It encodes these proteins:
- a CDS encoding sulfurtransferase TusA family protein, whose translation is MKADQKLNLEGLLCPIPIVKVSQAIKSLPVGGVLKATATDPGVLADIPAWAKSTGNEVLAMEREGKVITFFIKKLK
- a CDS encoding winged helix-turn-helix transcriptional regulator produces the protein MHIFILTTKEGVLLVRHNPELYNLKAELCKTFADPKRLIIIDELREGERTVGELARVVELPQAVVSRHLAILRDRGVVQHRREGTSVYYSLSDPKIGDACDMVHQILLDQIEKNKQLAERLVA